Proteins encoded by one window of Vitis riparia cultivar Riparia Gloire de Montpellier isolate 1030 chromosome 11, EGFV_Vit.rip_1.0, whole genome shotgun sequence:
- the LOC117924496 gene encoding transmembrane protein 258, with the protein MAPAAKPITSPVPDAWYPTLAVLMLAVGLVITASFFIYEATSSRKSRSLAKELTTGAMASIFLGFGSLFLLLSSGVYV; encoded by the exons ATG gCTCCTGCGGCAAAACCCATTACCAGCCCCGTTCCCGATGCCTGGTACCCAACCCTAGCTGTCCTCATGCTCGCTGTAGGGCTCGTGATCACGGCTTCCTTCTTCAT CTATGAAGCAACCTCTTCCAGGAAAAGCCGCAGTCTTGCAAAGGAACTCACGACAGGAGCAATGGCATCCATCTTCTTG GGTTTCGGGTCCTTGTTCTTGCTACTTTCTTCTGGtgtttatgtttga
- the LOC117925547 gene encoding receptor-like serine/threonine-protein kinase ALE2, whose protein sequence is MGLVVEVMWRIVKLCAIASCLFIQGSTGYNISPTPSTFPPMSSIEGQPGVVHRGKSLRSNAPSPSLQINGPALHPPLVLPPIKSAPAPEMTKGYVPSMPPSNPRLSPPHSKTPPRLKVPITLPSVPPSASQRKAPDNKAPVWAPVAPVPDGPPQRKWPQNPPSMHLHPVMPGSLPPSAHNRNKPDNKAPISTPIAPDPDVTPISTPPPASHWRRKQMPVAAPPNRTPDPLSPVNHSPAKAPSIHNAMRHSNAPASLSTPQSPTNKGSQSPASSPSMSFSKHHRGRNKITGPAPASSYLIPPPSPRHQGPVISPAPSHPPKSLPNRTRTHHAPPPLNPGSRISPAHSPSPSSLTYPSPAPSPSPTARSGQTMIPFLSPKISPSRLPSSSKMPAPPPVQALPPPPPNQDCSAIVCTEPNTNTPPGSPCGCVLPMQVELRLNVALYTFFPLVSELAEEIAAGVFMRQSQVRIMGANAASQEAEKTIVLIDLVPLGEKFDNTTAFLTYQRFWGKQVVIKNSFFGDYEVIYVNYPGLPPSPPSAPSSITMTDNGPYSGQGNNGRTIHPLGVDVHKNRHKHGLSGSVIAIIVLSASVAVVLCSAVAWVLLFKKTDCIGQPVPTQAALVPSLARPPGAAGSVVGSAPSSASLSFGSSIATYTGSAKTFSTADIERATDNFDDSRILGEGGFGRVYSGVLEDGTKVAVKVLKRDDHQGGREFLAEVEMLSRLHHRNLVKLIGICTEERTRCLVYELIPNGSVESHLHGADKETAPLDWGARIKVALGAARGLAYLHEDSSPRVIHRDFKSSNILLEHDFTPKVSDFGLARTAMDEENRHISTRVMGTFGYVAPEYAMTGHLLVKSDVYSYGVVLLELLTGRKPVDMSQPPGQENLVAWARPLLTSKEGLQTMIDLSLGSDVPFDSVAKVAAIASMCVQPEVSHRPFMGEVVQALKLVCNECDETKEAGSKGGSQEDLSLDLDTGVSSASGQLPDPSHAHFPVSTYGSGLDAETGLSVSELFSTSARFGRQPSGSFRRYSSSGPLRTGRARHFWQRMRRNSGGSVSEHGIMFRLRPGSH, encoded by the exons ATGGGGTTGGTGGTGGAAGTGATGTGGAGGATAGTGAAGCTCTGTGCCATTGCCTCTTGCTTGTTTATTCAAGGATCTACAG GGTACAATATATCTCCAACTCCATCAACTTTTCCTCCAATGTCTTCCATAGAAGGACAACCTGGTGTTGTCCACCGAGGAAAGTCATTGAGAAGCAATGCACCAAGTCCATCACTTCAGATAAATG GGCCTGCTTTGCACCCTCCACTTGTATTGCCACCCATTAAATCTGCTCCAGCACCTGAAATGACCAAAGGCTATGTGCCATCAATGCCACCAAGTAATCCAAGATTGTCACCACCACATAGTAAAACTCCTCCACGCTTAAAGGTTCCAATAACTCTACCATCTGTCCCACCAAGTGCTTCTCAAAGGAAGGCACCTGATAATAAGGCTCCTGTTTGGGCTCCAGTTGCTCCAG TACCAGATGGACCACCTCAGAGGAAATGGCCACAAAATCCTCCATCCATGCACCTGCACCCAGTGATGCCTGGATCACTGCCACCAAGTGCTCACAATAGGAACAAGCCAGATAATAAGGCTCCAATCTCAACGCCAATTGCCCCAG atCCTGATGTCACTCCAATATCAACTCCTCCCCCAGCAAGTCACTggagaagaaaacaaatgcCGGTTGCTGCACCTCCAAACAGAACACCTGACCCACTGTCACCAGTGAACCATTCCCCGGCTAAAG CACCTTCTATACACAATGCCATGAGGCATAGTAATGCACCTGCTTCTCTTTCAACTCCACAATCTCCTACAAATAAAGGGTCCCAGTCTCCTGCATCTTCACCGTCAATGTCATTTTCTAAGCATCATCGTGGAAGGAACAAAATCACCGGCCCTGCTCCTGCATCATCATATCTCATTCCTCCACCCTCACCAAGGCATCAAG gtcCGGTCATCTCTCCAGCTCCTTCACATCCTCCTAAATCACTTCCAAATAGAACACGAACGCACCATGCTCCTCCGCCACTAAATCCTG GTTCTAGAATCTCTCCAGCCCATTCTCCCTCTCCTTCATCATTGACCTATCCTTCACCTGCACCATCACCATCTCCAACAGCTCGATCTGGCCAGACTATGA TTCCCTTTCTTTCCCCTAAAATTTCTCCTTCTCGGCTACCCTCAAGTTCAAAGATGCCAGCCCCGCCACCAGTTCAAGCGTTACCACCCCCACCTCCTAATCAAG ATTGTTCAGCAATTGTCTGCACAGAGCCAAATACAAATACTCCTCCTGGGTCACCATGTGGCTGTGTCTTGCCAATGCAAGTTGAGTTGCGCCTTAATGTTGCACTGTATACCTTCTTCCCTTTGGTTTCAGAGCTGGCTGAGGAGATTGCTGCTGGGGTTTTTATGAGACAAAGTCAAGTTCGCATAATGGGAGCCAATGCAGCTAGCCAGGAAGCAGAAAAGACAATTGTCCTCATTGACTTGGTCCCTCTTGGGGAAAAATTTGATAATACTACAGCTTTTTTAACCTATCAGAGATTCTGGGGCAAGCAGGTTGTCATAAAAAATTCGTTTTTTGGTGATTATGAAGTAATATATGTGAACTATCCAg GCCTACCCCCTTCTCCACCTTCAGCACCTTCAAGCATTACTATGACAGATAATGGACCATATTCTGGTCAAGGCAATAATGGGAGGACAATACACCCGCTAGGGGTCGATGTGCACAAGAACCGACATAAACATGGGCTTAGTGGCAGTGTAATTGCTATTATAGTTTTGTCAGCCTCCGTTGCTGTGGTTTTATGTTCTGCTGTTGCTTGGGTTTTGCTGTTCAAAAAAACAGATTGTATTGGCCAACCAGTGCCAACTCAAGCAGCTTTGGTGCCTTCACTTGCAAGACCACCAG GTGCTGCTGGGTCTGTGGTTGGAAGTGCGCCCAGCTCAGCTTCATTATCATTTGGATCTAGCATTGCAACTTATACAGGATCTGCCAAGACTTTCAGCACAGCTGACATAGAGAGAGCCACTGATAATTTTGATGATTCAAGAATACTTGGGGAAGGTGGCTTTGGGCGTGTTTATAGTGGGGTTCTTGAAGATGGAACAAAAGTGGCTGTTAAGGTTCTTAAACGAGATGATCATCAGGGAGGTCGGGAATTTTTGGCTGAAGTTGAGATGCTTAGTCGTCTGCATCATAGAAATTTGGTCAAGTTAATTGGTATATGTACAGAGGAGCGTACCCGCTGCTTAGTGTATGAACTCATTCCAAATGGCAGTGTGGAGTCCCATTTACATG GAGCTGACAAGGAAACTGCTCCACTTGATTGGGGTGCCCGGATAAAGGTGGCGCTTGGTGCTGCTCGTGGTCTGGCCTATCTGCATGAAGATTCAAGCCCCCGTGTCATACACAGGGACTTCAAGTCCAGCAACATCTTATTGGAACATGATTTTACACCAAAAGTGTCCGACTTTGGTTTGGCTCGCACAGCCATGGATGAGGAAAACAGACACATCTCCACACGTGTCATGGGAACTTTTGG GTATGTGGCTCCAGAGTATGCAATGACTGGCCATCTTCTTGTGAAGAGTGATGTTTATAGCTATGGAGTAGTCCTTCTTGAGCTCCTAACAGGAAGAAAACCTGTAGACATGTCACAACCGCCTGGTCAGGAAAATCTAGTTGCTTGGGCCCGTCCTCTCCTCACAAGTAAAGAAGGATTACAAACAATGATAGACCTATCTCTAGGATCTGATGTTCCTTTTGACAGTGTGGCCAAAGTAGCTGCTATCGCTTCAATGTGTGTTCAACCAGAGGTGTCACACCGTCCTTTTATGGGCGAGGTTGTTCAAGCCTTGAAGCTAGTTTGCAATGAGTGTGATGAGACAAAAGAAGCAGGTTCAAAAGGTGGCAGCCAGGAGGATTTGTCCCTTGATTTGGACACTGGGGTCAGCTCTGCTTCAGGGCAGTTGCCTGACCCTTCACATGCCCATTTCCCAGTTTCTACTTATGGTTCTGGCCTTGATGCTGAAACTGGACTCTCAGTATCAGAATTATTCAGCACATCAGCAAGATTTGGGAGGCAGCCATCTGGGTCATTTAGGAGGTACTCTAGCTCAGGTCCTCTGAGAACAGGAAGGGCTAGGCACTTCTGGCAGAGGATGAGAAGAAATTCTGGCGGCAGTGTGAGTGAGCATGGAATTATGTTCAGATTACGGCCAGGTTCCCATTGA